From a single Providencia hangzhouensis genomic region:
- the traG gene encoding conjugal transfer mating-pair stabilization protein TraG — MASIDTVYVLGGGEYMMQVFNGVAAIVGSSSWESMFRIALLISAASFFVVYLRGHDPKEVIKFAAYIILVSSVLLGPKRSVQIIDRTDPTGVYLVDNVPLGLAAPAHMISSIGTSLTELYESIFHMPDSLSYSKTGMLFGANLVGNVSDVMSVNGDIAELMSLYTKNCVIGDILINHKYSFQELMNSRDPYTVIFRNPSPLRGVMVPEGNNEASPAGFWTCQDLAKNVLMNAINTDTGSTGQTWRYTVRRIFGGRPNSDVLFASMLGDSYNYYYSGSETASQLMRSSVVRNALKQGIAGYSAQSGDTASLVNLASTSSYNKMRLSWATSTRVATSFTPLLYTILFSLIVALFPIFILLMTVHALTTRMLFNYIMSIIYLQSWAPMFAILNHATSFYLRGQTNGLDFNLANQAHIQQIHSDIGLIAGWLTLSIPFIAMAIVKGLGPAVAQAGNYLGTAINSSASASSSQAADGTWAFNNMQTDNVAGNKWDTNSSFRDGQMTRQLASGAMNTVTSGGQEIMDTSGAMSRLPISIKGSEAMVSSLQQSAKHAQATAAQAMSAFQSSVNVATNQLAQFSKNFGNSATVSAMTDSGISSNQSEGYRKIKNAVDSQRKADNSTTEEALSKLFSNSVDFSKTAGAKAEGGFSLPVFGGVQGYLDSNARNTDSTQNSTQERGARNQDAGSEESAQRTREFNEGLELLNSSKISDGTNRHDNEASSEISQLSATLNTAKNQYEQYSRSTTESQEYSDMASYVTNNSAQIDSNLDQEFANYVRQAVPSRADAILSNTSDLAIAREREALAKDFINDRLLPNVKNDYAQNRASIVAMDKTASAGNIPSGESLMAEYDGHVQDVNTLSQNAGIKHDAAQKVTEKEKEYQDKIGTVKGKINEGTVGIQRRHDELKLNHQEKIQEHEVKMEKEREKHMDAGLITDTRRVEKTPDSNGLMSKEKYYKKNSD, encoded by the coding sequence ATGGCTTCTATCGATACCGTGTATGTCTTAGGCGGTGGTGAATACATGATGCAGGTCTTCAATGGCGTCGCGGCGATTGTGGGCTCTTCATCATGGGAATCCATGTTCCGTATTGCTTTGCTTATTTCTGCTGCCTCTTTCTTTGTGGTGTATCTACGAGGGCATGACCCGAAGGAGGTCATCAAGTTTGCCGCTTACATTATTTTGGTTTCCAGTGTACTCCTTGGCCCTAAGCGTTCTGTGCAGATAATCGACCGAACCGACCCCACAGGGGTTTATCTTGTCGATAATGTTCCGCTCGGGTTAGCTGCCCCTGCGCATATGATAAGTTCCATTGGTACAAGTTTAACGGAATTGTATGAGTCAATTTTCCATATGCCAGACTCATTAAGTTACAGTAAAACGGGCATGTTATTTGGGGCAAATTTAGTCGGAAATGTCAGTGATGTCATGTCAGTGAATGGTGATATAGCTGAATTGATGAGTTTATACACCAAAAACTGTGTCATCGGCGACATCCTAATTAACCATAAGTACTCATTCCAAGAATTGATGAACAGTCGAGACCCTTACACTGTAATTTTTCGAAATCCAAGTCCGCTTCGGGGTGTAATGGTGCCAGAGGGTAATAACGAAGCTTCACCTGCGGGCTTTTGGACGTGCCAAGATTTAGCTAAAAATGTACTGATGAACGCGATTAATACGGATACTGGTTCAACAGGGCAAACATGGCGATATACTGTTAGGCGCATTTTTGGTGGACGTCCAAATTCGGATGTGCTTTTTGCTTCGATGCTTGGAGATAGCTACAATTATTACTACTCAGGCAGTGAAACCGCCAGTCAATTAATGCGTAGCTCTGTTGTCAGGAATGCCCTTAAACAAGGGATTGCAGGGTACAGCGCACAAAGTGGCGATACTGCCAGTTTAGTAAATTTAGCCTCCACATCATCGTATAATAAAATGCGGCTTTCATGGGCCACATCGACTAGAGTGGCGACTAGTTTTACGCCGTTGTTATATACCATTTTGTTTTCGTTAATTGTGGCGTTGTTCCCCATTTTTATACTGCTGATGACGGTTCATGCGCTGACGACACGTATGTTATTTAACTACATCATGTCAATTATTTATCTGCAATCCTGGGCACCGATGTTCGCCATACTCAATCATGCAACGAGCTTTTATTTGCGCGGGCAAACCAATGGATTGGACTTTAACCTAGCGAATCAGGCGCATATTCAGCAAATCCACAGTGATATCGGATTAATTGCGGGTTGGTTAACGTTGTCTATTCCGTTTATTGCCATGGCGATTGTGAAAGGGTTAGGTCCTGCTGTCGCACAGGCTGGAAATTATCTCGGTACGGCCATTAACAGTTCGGCATCAGCAAGTTCATCGCAAGCCGCAGATGGAACGTGGGCGTTTAATAATATGCAAACGGATAATGTGGCGGGCAATAAGTGGGATACCAACTCGAGTTTCCGTGATGGTCAAATGACACGACAACTCGCCAGCGGTGCCATGAATACGGTGACCAGTGGCGGTCAAGAAATTATGGATACCAGTGGTGCCATGTCACGCTTACCAATATCCATTAAAGGCAGTGAGGCGATGGTGAGTTCGTTGCAGCAAAGTGCTAAACATGCACAGGCAACGGCTGCGCAAGCCATGAGTGCTTTCCAAAGTTCGGTCAATGTGGCAACCAATCAATTAGCTCAATTTAGTAAAAACTTTGGTAACAGTGCAACTGTATCCGCTATGACAGATTCTGGGATAAGTAGCAATCAGAGTGAAGGTTACAGAAAAATCAAGAATGCAGTGGACTCTCAGCGAAAAGCGGATAACAGTACAACGGAAGAGGCACTATCGAAATTATTCAGTAATAGCGTAGATTTCTCTAAAACAGCAGGAGCAAAAGCTGAAGGGGGATTCTCTTTACCAGTATTTGGAGGTGTGCAGGGATACCTTGATAGTAATGCCAGAAATACGGATAGCACACAAAATAGTACCCAAGAAAGAGGTGCTAGAAATCAAGATGCAGGAAGTGAAGAAAGTGCTCAACGGACACGGGAATTTAATGAAGGGCTTGAGCTACTCAATAGCAGTAAAATATCAGATGGTACAAATCGTCACGATAATGAGGCTAGCTCGGAAATCAGTCAGCTCAGTGCAACGCTGAATACAGCTAAAAATCAATATGAGCAGTATTCTCGCAGTACGACCGAAAGCCAAGAGTACAGTGATATGGCCAGCTATGTGACGAATAATAGTGCGCAGATTGACAGTAACTTAGACCAAGAGTTTGCTAATTATGTACGACAAGCCGTGCCAAGTCGCGCTGATGCGATATTAAGTAATACGAGTGATTTAGCAATAGCAAGAGAACGTGAAGCGTTGGCAAAAGATTTTATTAATGACCGATTACTTCCAAATGTTAAAAATGATTACGCACAAAATCGGGCGAGTATCGTTGCCATGGATAAAACGGCATCAGCAGGAAATATCCCTTCAGGAGAGAGTTTAATGGCTGAATATGATGGTCATGTACAGGATGTTAATACGCTCAGTCAGAATGCTGGAATAAAACATGACGCTGCTCAAAAAGTCACCGAAAAAGAAAAGGAATATCAAGATAAAATTGGTACAGTAAAAGGAAAAATAAATGAAGGCACGGTGGGAATTCAACGACGTCATGATGAACTCAAATTAAATCACCAAGAAAAAATACAAGAGCATGAAGTGAAAATGGAAAAAGAAAGAGAAAAGCACATGGATGCAGGATTAATTACGGATACTCGAAGGGTTGAAAAAACACCAGACTCTAATGGACTTATGAGTAAAGAAAAGTATTATAAAAAGAATAGTGATTAA
- the traH gene encoding conjugal transfer pilus assembly protein TraH, which yields MRKGLIAVMCSALFSHTVAVANVNSDMNNFFNKLGFEGNATDARAWQGQAAGYATGGNLFIRNQVKQLQIASFTPPSLNAGCGGIDAYLGSFSHINGEQLQQFVKQLMQNSTGYFFDLALQTTVPELKSAKDFLQQLASDVNSMNISSCQAAQGIVGGLWPTNTVQSQKICQDIAGQTNMFSDWAASRQGCTVGGQMNNAFNRAPDNMKDQVIQNKNLMWEVLNSNKMLDGDNELKELIMNLTGTLIFGKDNQVTTTIPKVNRQELIKALMYGGTINIEGCVSVNGCLELKKKTVTVTKANGLNSLVSKTISQIQSKLKDDTALTPAEKGFIQSTSIPILRYLVDPMQLNLNVSILPALSDYIAYDILLQYLLELIDQAKIAMANRNFPEEPMKLLRENVSEASRQLEDLQRQVDVKANVLMEMERQMSYLRQQTSSQLQERYQRNYHFNMFTPEQKTQQGG from the coding sequence ATGCGTAAAGGACTCATTGCTGTCATGTGTTCGGCGTTATTCAGTCACACGGTGGCTGTTGCCAATGTGAACAGTGATATGAACAATTTCTTCAATAAATTGGGATTTGAAGGGAATGCCACCGATGCTAGGGCGTGGCAAGGACAAGCCGCAGGTTATGCCACAGGCGGGAATCTGTTTATCCGAAATCAAGTCAAACAGCTGCAAATTGCGTCATTCACGCCGCCATCACTTAATGCAGGATGCGGGGGAATTGATGCCTATTTAGGTTCATTCTCTCATATTAACGGTGAGCAGCTTCAGCAGTTTGTGAAACAGTTAATGCAAAATTCCACCGGTTATTTCTTCGATTTAGCATTGCAGACTACCGTTCCGGAATTAAAGTCGGCTAAAGATTTTTTACAGCAATTAGCTTCTGATGTGAATAGTATGAATATTTCTTCCTGCCAAGCGGCACAAGGTATTGTGGGCGGCTTATGGCCAACCAATACTGTTCAATCACAAAAAATTTGCCAAGATATTGCAGGGCAAACCAATATGTTTTCGGACTGGGCGGCATCGCGTCAGGGGTGTACTGTTGGCGGGCAAATGAATAACGCCTTTAATCGTGCTCCAGATAATATGAAAGATCAGGTTATCCAAAATAAAAATTTGATGTGGGAAGTACTCAATAGCAACAAGATGTTGGATGGGGATAATGAGCTCAAAGAGCTGATTATGAATCTTACTGGCACCTTAATTTTTGGAAAAGATAATCAGGTCACGACAACAATACCCAAGGTTAATCGGCAAGAGCTTATTAAGGCGTTAATGTATGGCGGAACGATTAATATTGAAGGATGTGTCTCGGTCAATGGTTGCTTAGAGCTTAAAAAGAAAACGGTAACAGTCACAAAAGCAAATGGCTTAAATTCATTGGTATCGAAAACCATTAGTCAAATACAAAGCAAGTTAAAAGACGACACAGCCTTAACGCCTGCGGAAAAAGGGTTTATTCAAAGTACGTCAATTCCAATTTTGCGATATTTGGTCGACCCGATGCAACTCAATCTAAATGTGTCAATATTACCTGCGCTGTCAGATTACATCGCGTATGACATTTTACTTCAGTATCTTTTAGAGCTGATTGACCAAGCCAAAATAGCAATGGCTAATCGAAACTTTCCTGAAGAACCGATGAAATTGTTACGAGAAAACGTTTCAGAGGCGAGCCGACAATTAGAAGACTTACAACGTCAAGTTGATGTGAAAGCCAATGTGTTGATGGAAATGGAACGGCAAATGAGTTACTTGCGTCAGCAGACATCCAGTCAATTACAAGAGCGTTACCAGCGTAACTATCATTTCAATATGTTTACCCCAGAACAAAAAACACAGCAGGGAGGTTAA
- the trbB gene encoding type-F conjugative transfer system pilin assembly thiol-disulfide isomerase TrbB, whose product MRALLFSFLLFSFSVAQASVMDEIAALESHKMEANAQSNMSTETSKPETVIPAKPPVKPYSLPNGNVVNLNDYTLVLFMQSSCPYCHQFDPQLALLSAQTGLSVFPYTLDGKGDMAFPNAIPAPPEVVQSFFGTGLQVITPTVFLVDVNTLRTYPLLQGLTDMQDVMNRINSNLMLATQ is encoded by the coding sequence ATGAGAGCGTTACTTTTTTCCTTTTTGCTGTTTAGTTTCAGTGTAGCTCAGGCTAGTGTGATGGATGAAATTGCCGCGCTTGAGTCCCATAAAATGGAAGCAAACGCCCAATCCAATATGAGTACTGAAACATCCAAGCCTGAAACCGTTATTCCCGCTAAGCCGCCAGTGAAACCGTATTCGTTACCCAATGGCAACGTGGTGAATTTGAATGATTATACGTTGGTTCTCTTTATGCAGTCGAGTTGTCCGTATTGTCATCAATTTGACCCACAACTTGCGTTGTTATCTGCACAAACGGGGTTAAGTGTATTCCCGTATACCCTCGATGGGAAAGGGGATATGGCTTTTCCGAATGCCATTCCCGCTCCGCCTGAGGTCGTGCAGTCTTTTTTTGGAACAGGGTTACAAGTCATCACGCCCACGGTTTTTTTGGTGGACGTGAATACGCTACGAACTTATCCGCTGCTACAAGGGCTAACGGACATGCAGGACGTGATGAACCGAATCAACAGTAACTTAATGTTGGCGACACAATAA
- the traF gene encoding type-F conjugative transfer system pilin assembly protein TraF, with amino-acid sequence MTRRIFMLFISLVIPVAGLANNAERVETRTYVDEPIVGWHWYNEPQPEDEEEPPEPEQIPLSTLSPTLQKKVMQKLTAEALDTAIMQPTPENAAKFVALQRYWLNQSGKFERSVQKALLLHPALDYNLEHSFYNSTVPQQLSTLRNKEKQAISQLASQYGLFFFYRGGEPLDNQLASVVAQFAEQHGVVLIPISVDGQRSQQLPNTKPDNGQVAKMQITHFPALFLVDPKNESYQPLAYGFMTQDALERRFLDIATDFTPNY; translated from the coding sequence ATGACAAGACGGATTTTTATGTTATTCATCAGTTTGGTGATACCTGTCGCGGGATTGGCCAACAATGCGGAAAGGGTCGAAACACGAACGTATGTAGATGAACCCATCGTCGGTTGGCACTGGTATAACGAGCCGCAACCGGAAGACGAAGAGGAGCCGCCTGAGCCAGAACAAATCCCGCTGTCGACGTTATCACCGACCTTACAAAAAAAGGTGATGCAAAAGTTAACGGCAGAAGCGTTAGACACGGCGATTATGCAGCCAACCCCTGAGAATGCCGCGAAATTCGTGGCACTTCAGCGGTATTGGCTCAATCAATCTGGAAAGTTTGAACGCTCTGTGCAAAAAGCTCTGCTGCTACACCCTGCACTTGATTACAACTTGGAGCATTCCTTTTATAACAGCACGGTGCCTCAGCAGCTATCCACATTACGCAATAAAGAAAAACAGGCTATTTCGCAGTTAGCATCACAGTACGGATTGTTTTTCTTCTATCGGGGCGGTGAGCCGTTGGATAACCAGTTAGCCAGTGTGGTGGCGCAGTTTGCTGAACAACACGGGGTTGTGCTTATCCCGATATCGGTGGATGGTCAGCGTAGCCAGCAATTGCCGAACACCAAGCCAGACAACGGGCAAGTGGCAAAAATGCAAATCACCCATTTTCCTGCCCTGTTCTTGGTTGATCCGAAAAACGAATCTTACCAGCCGTTGGCCTACGGGTTTATGACCCAAGATGCGCTAGAACGTCGCTTTTTAGATATTGCGACCGATTTTACCCCGAACTATTGA
- a CDS encoding conjugal transfer protein TraN, with protein sequence MKRLLIALCGVGALSLGFAANDYKAGSEFANSLKNTGTDTIKNTNPANIIPNYTANPSESGYYGGVTSGAASGLENAGMKAMNDTEAGQTTMEVMKNRPPDKLDLDAPFLKAGIDMREKAESESGKITVPCQDVMLDKTEITSHQCERTPAASLACTRTAKITWEEVDGWENQTIVVPPSDFAYHWHGDRWSFSFKSPVTGTIQSATLTLNSGFLFNQHVIFMNTTFQMLNASRYTLNARNMALKEGEIIASNRICVGNNGELCRVGIQELVYQAFASTKTATLTLNMMVTVKVKTPSPKIEWVEHCPFDKSEEVKVETQCTEKGGTKTVTVGGKKYDVYSECWQYTDYYAKQSADSGSCGDYMKNPACTIVKTTCIESVGSTCLREQAVFSCEKGLTGGGKMCGVELICASGECDQIKNDKANSFQKAVSALAAVAAAGEDVAELNDVNVRAFTGQRYTCRKAAAGFNNCCKSGGWGSDVGLAHCDSEEKALGKAKSRNLTIYVGSYCSNKVLGVCLQKKEAYCVFDSKLAKIVQEQGRGGQLRIGFGSAKSSDCRGITVDELQAINFDRLNFADFYSDLESGTDIPADQELIDRVKNQIANGLQGQGGQG encoded by the coding sequence ATGAAACGGTTATTGATTGCATTATGTGGCGTGGGGGCTCTGTCACTGGGGTTTGCTGCCAATGATTATAAAGCCGGGTCGGAATTTGCGAATAGCCTGAAAAACACGGGCACAGATACGATAAAAAACACCAACCCCGCCAATATCATTCCGAACTATACCGCTAATCCGTCAGAAAGTGGCTATTACGGTGGAGTGACGTCAGGCGCAGCCTCGGGGCTGGAAAATGCGGGCATGAAAGCGATGAATGACACGGAGGCGGGGCAAACCACGATGGAGGTCATGAAAAATCGCCCACCGGATAAGTTAGATTTGGACGCGCCGTTCTTAAAAGCCGGCATTGATATGCGGGAAAAGGCGGAGTCAGAAAGCGGGAAAATTACGGTGCCGTGTCAGGATGTGATGCTGGATAAAACTGAAATCACGTCACATCAATGTGAGCGAACGCCCGCAGCCAGTTTAGCCTGTACTCGCACAGCCAAAATTACGTGGGAGGAGGTTGACGGGTGGGAAAATCAAACGATTGTTGTGCCGCCCTCTGATTTTGCTTACCACTGGCATGGTGACCGATGGTCGTTTTCGTTCAAATCTCCCGTCACAGGCACCATTCAAAGTGCAACCTTAACACTGAACTCGGGGTTTTTATTTAATCAGCATGTCATTTTTATGAATACGACATTTCAAATGTTAAATGCAAGTCGTTACACATTAAATGCACGAAATATGGCGTTGAAAGAGGGGGAAATTATTGCCTCCAATCGGATTTGTGTCGGTAACAATGGCGAGTTGTGTCGAGTGGGTATTCAAGAATTGGTTTATCAAGCCTTTGCGTCAACAAAAACGGCGACCTTAACCTTAAATATGATGGTGACAGTTAAAGTTAAAACGCCATCGCCCAAAATTGAATGGGTTGAACATTGTCCGTTTGATAAATCCGAAGAAGTGAAGGTGGAAACCCAATGTACGGAAAAAGGGGGCACCAAAACGGTCACTGTGGGTGGTAAAAAATACGATGTTTACAGTGAATGTTGGCAGTACACCGATTATTACGCCAAGCAGTCGGCGGATAGTGGCAGTTGTGGTGACTACATGAAAAATCCCGCGTGTACCATTGTGAAAACCACCTGTATTGAATCCGTTGGCAGTACGTGTTTGCGTGAGCAAGCGGTGTTTTCCTGTGAAAAAGGGCTGACGGGGGGGGGGAAAATGTGCGGTGTTGAGCTGATTTGTGCCAGCGGTGAGTGTGACCAAATCAAGAATGACAAGGCGAACAGTTTCCAAAAAGCGGTATCGGCTTTAGCCGCAGTGGCCGCCGCAGGGGAAGATGTGGCAGAGCTCAATGACGTGAACGTCAGGGCCTTTACGGGTCAGCGTTATACCTGTCGTAAAGCTGCCGCGGGGTTTAATAACTGCTGCAAAAGTGGTGGTTGGGGGAGTGATGTGGGGCTGGCGCACTGTGACAGTGAAGAAAAAGCTCTCGGTAAAGCCAAAAGTCGCAATCTGACCATTTATGTCGGTTCCTATTGCTCGAATAAAGTCCTCGGGGTGTGTCTTCAGAAGAAAGAAGCCTACTGCGTGTTTGACAGTAAGCTCGCCAAAATCGTGCAAGAGCAAGGGCGTGGGGGGCAGTTACGGATTGGGTTTGGTAGCGCCAAAAGCAGTGATTGTCGCGGTATCACCGTCGATGAATTGCAGGCCATTAACTTTGACCGACTGAATTTTGCGGATTTCTATTCCGATTTGGAGTCGGGCACGGATATCCCCGCTGACCAAGAACTGATTGACCGCGTGAAAAATCAAATCGCCAATGGCCTGCAAGGGCAAGGGGGACAAGGATGA
- the trbC gene encoding type-F conjugative transfer system pilin assembly protein TrbC, with translation MKSVFFLFASVLLAPTSHALTDDQQFLEQLRDQSAALLEHSLPPDGFKPPEISAKDKAWIDSLLAKQQQAQQQVADAAKAQAVQETPFIYFVSFSIPEAGLKQMVPEATQLGIPTLINGLIDNDFRKTASAVFELTKDSGEGGVQIDPKTFAQYGITQVPALVVRCEHDFDVIYGNIRLISAIERIASSGDCHQVARDWLVSRAQ, from the coding sequence ATGAAATCCGTTTTCTTTTTATTCGCAAGCGTGCTGCTTGCGCCGACGAGTCATGCCTTAACGGATGACCAACAGTTTTTAGAACAGCTGCGCGACCAAAGCGCGGCCTTGCTCGAACACTCCTTGCCGCCGGATGGCTTTAAGCCACCGGAAATCTCGGCCAAGGATAAAGCCTGGATTGATAGCTTATTAGCCAAACAGCAGCAAGCGCAGCAACAAGTTGCCGATGCGGCTAAAGCTCAAGCAGTTCAGGAAACTCCGTTTATCTATTTTGTGTCGTTTTCTATTCCTGAAGCGGGACTCAAACAGATGGTGCCTGAAGCCACGCAGCTTGGTATCCCCACCTTGATTAATGGCTTGATTGACAATGACTTTCGCAAAACGGCCAGTGCCGTGTTTGAACTGACCAAAGACAGTGGTGAAGGCGGCGTACAAATCGACCCGAAAACCTTTGCACAATACGGCATTACGCAAGTGCCCGCACTGGTGGTGCGCTGTGAGCACGATTTTGATGTGATATACGGCAATATTCGTTTGATATCTGCCATTGAACGGATTGCCAGCAGTGGCGATTGCCATCAGGTTGCCCGAGATTGGCTGGTATCGAGGGCACAATAA
- the traU gene encoding conjugal transfer pilus assembly protein TraU, which translates to MKKWLVSACLLGSVFLSAPTKADALCEGNFVNPITDICWDCLFPMTIGNVPVFPGVAPDTENPSMPIQICPMGILYRIGLAIGYWEPFALTDVTRSPYCMVNLGGFNINVGKMGAGKGTQNDPATQGAFYHVHWYKYPLTYWLNIITSAGCLERGDMDIAYLSELDPLWNDSSLSSIIAPEAFVFANPIAQGACAADAIASIGSKPLNALFWCAGSQGSMYPFTGYTGNEFSPQASSVLLSERMAFKLHRQGLVMNSVGKNQEVCYTYPSPIIPKDRYRYQMVNMYPDTAQCHPFGRSVMRWQTGHASPNSRKNFGYLIWRKRNCVFL; encoded by the coding sequence ATGAAAAAATGGCTTGTCAGTGCGTGTTTACTCGGCAGTGTTTTTCTGTCAGCCCCCACGAAAGCCGATGCGTTATGTGAGGGAAATTTTGTTAATCCGATCACCGATATTTGTTGGGATTGCCTGTTTCCCATGACGATTGGTAATGTGCCTGTTTTCCCTGGTGTGGCACCGGATACAGAAAACCCCTCGATGCCGATACAAATTTGCCCGATGGGGATTTTATACCGCATTGGTTTAGCGATTGGCTATTGGGAGCCCTTTGCCCTGACCGATGTGACCCGTTCACCGTATTGCATGGTGAATTTAGGTGGCTTTAACATCAATGTCGGTAAAATGGGCGCGGGAAAAGGCACGCAAAATGACCCTGCCACCCAAGGGGCGTTTTACCATGTCCATTGGTACAAATACCCACTGACCTATTGGCTCAATATCATTACCTCGGCAGGCTGTTTAGAGCGTGGGGATATGGATATCGCCTATTTGTCGGAGCTAGACCCACTGTGGAATGACAGTTCGTTGTCGTCGATTATTGCCCCTGAAGCCTTTGTCTTTGCCAATCCCATCGCGCAAGGGGCGTGCGCCGCCGATGCGATTGCCAGTATTGGCAGTAAGCCGTTAAATGCACTCTTTTGGTGTGCCGGTTCACAAGGCAGTATGTATCCGTTTACGGGATATACGGGCAATGAATTTAGTCCGCAGGCTTCCTCGGTTCTGCTGTCTGAGCGAATGGCGTTTAAGTTACATCGGCAAGGTTTGGTGATGAACAGCGTCGGGAAGAATCAGGAGGTGTGCTACACCTATCCGTCGCCCATTATCCCGAAAGACCGTTATCGCTATCAAATGGTGAATATGTACCCGGATACCGCACAATGTCATCCCTTTGGGCGCTCGGTGATGCGCTGGCAAACGGGGCATGCTTCACCCAACAGTCGTAAAAACTTCGGTTATCTCATCTGGCGTAAACGTAACTGCGTTTTCCTCTAA
- the traW gene encoding type-F conjugative transfer system protein TraW: protein MKRIRQSTLAVLFCLPCLVTAKDLGVWGDVYPVQEQSMLDFIQGRLKQMEGTGEIAQMQQDFKDRVIENTLRPPPVDWLSTDTEAHTVWYDPTFTVQGDYADHNGVMFARQGDKINPLSHVALGQTLYFLDADDPRQIAWMNAQQPATLRYKVILTNGNIKEATQALNTRVFFDQGGSLSRQLGLQYIPAVVTQEGDKLKIVSAAMQEGR, encoded by the coding sequence ATGAAGCGAATTCGACAGTCTACGTTAGCGGTATTGTTCTGTTTACCCTGCCTTGTTACTGCCAAAGATCTCGGTGTATGGGGCGATGTCTACCCCGTTCAAGAGCAAAGCATGTTGGACTTTATCCAGGGGCGGTTAAAACAAATGGAGGGTACAGGGGAAATTGCGCAGATGCAGCAAGATTTTAAAGATCGTGTGATTGAAAATACCCTGCGTCCACCGCCTGTGGATTGGCTCAGTACCGATACCGAAGCACATACGGTGTGGTACGACCCGACGTTTACGGTTCAAGGGGATTATGCTGACCACAATGGTGTGATGTTTGCCCGTCAAGGCGACAAAATAAATCCGCTGAGTCATGTGGCACTGGGGCAAACCCTGTACTTTCTGGATGCAGATGATCCGCGCCAAATCGCATGGATGAACGCACAGCAGCCTGCGACCTTGCGTTATAAAGTTATTTTAACCAACGGCAATATCAAAGAGGCGACGCAGGCACTGAATACGCGCGTGTTCTTTGACCAAGGGGGCAGTTTAAGTCGCCAACTCGGGCTTCAGTACATTCCGGCGGTGGTCACACAAGAGGGCGACAAACTCAAAATCGTGTCGGCGGCAATGCAGGAGGGGCGCTAA
- the trbI gene encoding type-F conjugative transfer system protein TrbI encodes MADPNTTLVEKAEKTPARGVSRRRKACLKAMSFFMVIAVVLSFSISVFVVRWLAPVTVTFDMAGTVNQYQQQMAMQFNAENPLSEQQIADATHRFQMALSDSLSEYQHEHQALILVTPAVVMGAEDITVDIQAAIADKMAQ; translated from the coding sequence ATGGCAGACCCAAACACGACATTAGTCGAAAAAGCAGAAAAAACGCCTGCACGGGGCGTGAGCCGTCGGCGCAAAGCCTGCTTGAAGGCCATGAGTTTTTTTATGGTGATTGCCGTGGTCCTGAGTTTCAGTATTTCGGTGTTCGTGGTGCGTTGGCTTGCTCCCGTTACCGTCACTTTCGACATGGCGGGCACGGTTAACCAATATCAGCAACAAATGGCCATGCAGTTTAACGCCGAAAATCCGCTGAGTGAGCAACAAATTGCCGATGCCACTCACCGTTTTCAAATGGCGCTCAGTGACAGTTTATCTGAGTACCAACATGAACATCAGGCTCTGATTTTAGTCACACCTGCGGTGGTGATGGGCGCAGAAGATATCACGGTCGATATTCAAGCCGCGATCGCCGACAAAATGGCGCAATAA